A genome region from Nicotiana tabacum cultivar K326 chromosome 13, ASM71507v2, whole genome shotgun sequence includes the following:
- the LOC107779095 gene encoding uncharacterized protein LOC107779095 translates to MWALKKLYLDWVKVANLRMLQLNEVEEFHFHAYENATMYKERMKFIQDKKILKQEFKSGDLVLLFKSILKFFSSKLKSKWSCPFKVVNVSSYGAIELESEDGTRTFKVNG, encoded by the coding sequence atgtgggcatTGAAAAAGTTATATCTTGACTGGGTCAAAGTTGCTAATCTAAGGATGCTACAACTCAACGAGGTGGAAGAGTTCCATTTTCATGCCTATGAGAATGCAACCATGTATAAAGAAAGAATGAAGTTTATTCAGGACAAGAAGATTTTGAAGCAGGAATTCAAATCTGGTGACTTAGTCTTACTCTTCAAGTCAATATTGAAGTTCTTTTCAAGcaaactcaaatccaaatggtCTTGCCCGTTCAAAGTTGTGAATGTATCTTCCTATGGTGCTATTGAATTAGAATCCGAGGACGGGACTcgaactttcaaagtaaatgGCTAA
- the LOC142168207 gene encoding uncharacterized protein LOC142168207 has translation MTYILVAVDYVSKWVDEIALPNNEVKSVTAFLKKNIFTRFGTPRSILSDGGSHFCNKAFVGLLKKYEVKHKVSTTYHPQSRGQVEVSNQEIKNILAKLINVNRTDWSKKIDDALRAY, from the coding sequence ATGACATATATCTTGGTGGCAGTAGATTATGTCTCCAAATGGGTGGACGAAATTGCCTTGCCAAATAATGAGGTAAAGAGTGTAACCGccttcttgaagaagaacatatttacTCGGTTTGGAACCCCAAGGTCCATCCTTAGTGATGGTggttctcacttttgcaacaaagcttttgtcGGGTTGCTCAAAAAATATGAGGTAAAGCACAAGGTGTCCACCACTTATCATCCTCAGTCGAggggtcaagttgaagtctccaaccaggAGATCAAAAATATTCTAGCAAAACTTATTAATGTAAACAGAACCGACTGGTCAAAAAAGATAGATGATGCATTGCGGGCTTATTGA